One window of Vicinamibacterales bacterium genomic DNA carries:
- a CDS encoding tetratricopeptide repeat protein encodes MIDVLLAAALTLAAADRQPPSPAPGDDRAVLLEKAAAAMEAGRRDVAGRLYQEAAERFQSAGALLQLARLQSTEGDVQGALSSLLTARTLAPNSEEVLSALGQVALAARMPVPAAGALDALTRMCPDVAQYHYLLGVALMTAGDMVRATEALQAADRLEPGRALTLTALGLAYNSRKQFADAKAALTRSLELDPDSPPAIAALAESEASLGEFAAAERDARRALAASPDEATAHLVLGLVRFEEGKYAEARDAFGRAAAADPRSAKADYQLSLVHARLGDQAAAERSLESYRRKLAQIDENVKAMRAATFPAAKPGGAPQSRR; translated from the coding sequence ATGATCGACGTGCTTCTCGCGGCGGCGCTCACGCTGGCGGCCGCCGATCGGCAGCCGCCGTCCCCCGCGCCGGGCGACGACCGCGCCGTCCTCCTGGAGAAGGCGGCCGCCGCCATGGAGGCGGGCCGCCGCGACGTCGCCGGACGCCTGTACCAGGAAGCGGCGGAACGCTTTCAGTCCGCCGGAGCCCTCCTCCAGCTTGCGCGGCTGCAATCGACCGAAGGAGACGTTCAGGGCGCGCTCTCCTCGCTGCTCACGGCGCGCACCCTGGCGCCCAATTCTGAGGAAGTACTCAGCGCCCTCGGACAGGTCGCCCTCGCCGCACGCATGCCGGTGCCCGCCGCCGGCGCGCTGGACGCCCTCACGCGCATGTGCCCGGACGTGGCGCAGTACCACTATCTGCTCGGCGTTGCGCTGATGACCGCGGGCGACATGGTGCGCGCCACCGAGGCGCTGCAGGCGGCCGACCGCCTCGAGCCGGGGCGCGCGCTCACGCTGACCGCGCTCGGTCTCGCCTACAACAGCCGCAAGCAGTTCGCCGACGCCAAGGCCGCGCTGACGCGCAGCCTCGAGCTCGATCCGGATTCACCGCCGGCCATCGCGGCGCTGGCCGAATCGGAAGCGTCGCTCGGCGAGTTCGCGGCGGCGGAGCGCGATGCGCGCCGCGCGCTGGCCGCGTCGCCCGACGAAGCCACGGCGCACCTCGTCCTCGGCCTGGTCCGCTTCGAGGAAGGCAAGTACGCGGAGGCGCGCGACGCGTTCGGCCGGGCCGCCGCGGCGGATCCGCGGTCCGCGAAAGCCGACTATCAGTTGAGTCTGGTGCACGCGCGGCTCGGAGATCAGGCCGCCGCGGAACGGAGTCTCGAGTCGTACCGGCGCAAGCTCGCGCAGATCGACGAAAACGTGAAGGCGATGCGCGCCGCCACCTTTCCCGCCGCGAAGCCCGGGGGCGCGCCCCAATCCCGACGATGA
- a CDS encoding CRTAC1 family protein: MNHSIALAVLAGAVTLGAQTTRPAVLYRDVTREAGITFQHHAAPEKKYIVESMSGGVALFDYDNDGRVDLYFVDSLTVETADKPTAARSALYRNLGNWKFEDVTDRAGVGHPGWAMGVCTADVDGDGWQDLYVTGLGGNRLYRNNRNGTFADATARAGLRGGGWSAGCGFADYDRDGRLDLFVSRYVKIDLKRLPEFGRDKTCEYRGIPVQCGPRGLEGESDVLFHNDGDMRFSDVSAAAGVADPKGYFGLGVAWFDANGDGWPDLYVANDSNANFLYINQKNGTFKDSAFPMGVAVSEDGAEQGSMGVALGDYDRSGRFSLYVTNFAEEYNALYRNNGDHFSDMSFRTRTAAVSLPYVGWGNAFFDYDNDGWLDLIAVNGHVYPQLDRARLGASAGYRQRKLLYRNLGNGTFEEVGGKSGTVFTEERVSRGLAVGDIDNDGGLDIVINDLDGSPQLLRNELAGRGNWLIVKLRGAAPNTDAIGAIVTVKSGAAVQKSAVQSGTSYLSQHDMRQHFGLGTAAAADSIEVTWPDGTSTRRDQIKANQVVEIRKQ, encoded by the coding sequence ATGAACCATTCGATCGCTCTGGCGGTGCTCGCCGGCGCCGTCACGCTCGGCGCACAGACGACGCGGCCGGCGGTGCTCTACCGCGACGTGACGCGCGAGGCCGGCATCACCTTTCAGCATCACGCCGCTCCCGAAAAGAAATACATCGTCGAATCGATGAGCGGCGGCGTCGCGCTCTTCGACTACGACAATGACGGGCGGGTCGACCTCTACTTCGTCGACTCGCTCACCGTCGAGACTGCCGACAAGCCGACGGCGGCGCGGAGCGCGCTCTACCGCAACCTGGGCAACTGGAAATTCGAGGATGTGACCGACCGCGCCGGCGTCGGCCATCCCGGCTGGGCGATGGGTGTCTGCACCGCGGACGTCGACGGGGACGGCTGGCAGGATCTCTACGTCACCGGACTCGGCGGCAACCGTCTCTATCGCAACAACCGGAACGGGACCTTCGCCGATGCCACGGCCCGCGCCGGACTCCGCGGCGGCGGCTGGTCCGCGGGGTGCGGGTTCGCCGACTACGATCGCGACGGCCGGCTCGACCTGTTCGTGAGCCGCTACGTGAAGATCGATCTCAAGCGGCTCCCGGAGTTCGGCAGGGACAAGACCTGCGAGTACCGCGGCATCCCGGTGCAGTGCGGCCCGCGGGGCCTCGAGGGGGAATCCGACGTTCTCTTCCACAACGACGGCGACATGCGCTTCTCGGACGTCTCCGCGGCGGCGGGCGTGGCCGATCCCAAGGGCTACTTCGGCCTCGGCGTCGCCTGGTTCGACGCCAACGGCGACGGCTGGCCGGATCTCTACGTCGCCAACGATTCGAACGCCAACTTCCTCTACATCAACCAGAAGAACGGCACGTTCAAGGACTCGGCGTTTCCGATGGGCGTCGCCGTCAGCGAGGACGGCGCCGAGCAGGGCAGCATGGGGGTCGCGCTCGGCGACTACGATCGCTCCGGACGGTTCAGCCTCTACGTCACGAACTTCGCCGAGGAATACAACGCGCTCTACCGCAACAACGGCGACCACTTCTCCGACATGTCGTTCAGGACGCGCACGGCGGCCGTGAGCCTGCCGTACGTCGGCTGGGGCAACGCCTTCTTCGACTACGACAACGACGGCTGGCTGGATTTGATCGCGGTGAACGGCCACGTGTATCCGCAGCTCGATCGCGCCCGGCTCGGCGCGTCGGCCGGCTATCGCCAGCGCAAGCTCCTCTACCGCAATCTCGGCAACGGAACGTTCGAGGAAGTCGGCGGGAAGTCGGGGACGGTCTTCACCGAGGAACGCGTCAGCCGCGGCCTCGCCGTCGGCGACATCGACAACGACGGCGGCCTCGACATCGTCATCAACGATCTCGACGGCTCGCCGCAGCTGCTGCGCAACGAGCTGGCCGGACGCGGGAACTGGCTGATCGTGAAGCTGCGGGGCGCCGCACCGAACACCGACGCGATCGGGGCGATCGTCACGGTCAAATCAGGCGCGGCGGTGCAGAAATCGGCGGTGCAGAGCGGGACCAGCTACCTGTCGCAGCACGACATGCGGCAGCACTTCGGCCTCGGCACGGCGGCAGCGGCCGACAGCATCGAAGTCACATGGCCCGACGGCACGTCCACCAGGCGGGATCAGATCAAGGCCAATCAGGTGGTGGAGATCCGAAAGCAGTAG
- a CDS encoding S8 family peptidase yields MFAAPGHVRVDRAVRAAVAAGAPFQRVIITVNAGCRTSVRSALERHGDVVDAEFPLIGAIGAEIHSRDVETLAANGCVRVISADADVRASALPSGRAYPPSPEPCPSQTLISTLRDTLGLPHLAQSAPSVPTGRGVGVAIVDSGISPSDDFAGRISVFYDFTRGTGRKTSHPYDDFGHGTHIAGLIGSSGELSQGEFQGVAPGARLAVFKVLDKTGAGRTSDVIRAIEFIVANRAALDVHVINLSLGHPIFAPAAEDPLVRAVEQATAAGLVVVASAGNFGQKESDGTVGYAGITSPGNAPSAITVGAVMTKDTISRLDDEVAPYSSRGPTWYDARVKPDLVAPGHRLASDTNLSSYLYDALQQNRGRTLTGEPLLLLSGSSMAAAVTSGVVALALQAHEESRAGRWGAAPALTPNLVKGILQYSAITIDGADYLTQGAGQVNADGAVALARAIDTSRPIGAAWLGAIVPLSGIGGASYSWAGHVIYGDTVLAGDVLAANNIVWSTNIVWGSALREGDNIVWGTALREADNIVWGTNIVWGANIVWSTRVIGQRIDASAPTNIVWGADIVWGTLELDNIVWGTVVR; encoded by the coding sequence GTGTTCGCGGCGCCCGGCCACGTCCGCGTCGATCGCGCGGTGCGCGCCGCAGTGGCGGCGGGCGCGCCGTTCCAGAGAGTCATTATCACCGTCAATGCCGGCTGCCGCACCTCCGTTCGTTCCGCGCTCGAGAGGCACGGCGACGTCGTCGACGCCGAGTTCCCGCTGATCGGGGCGATCGGCGCCGAGATTCACAGCCGTGACGTCGAGACGCTTGCCGCGAACGGCTGCGTCCGGGTCATCTCCGCCGACGCCGACGTGCGGGCGAGCGCCCTCCCCAGCGGGCGTGCGTATCCCCCGTCGCCGGAGCCCTGTCCGTCACAGACGCTGATCAGCACGCTGCGCGACACGCTCGGCCTGCCGCACCTCGCGCAGTCGGCGCCGTCGGTGCCGACCGGCCGCGGCGTCGGCGTGGCGATCGTCGACTCCGGGATCTCGCCGAGCGACGACTTCGCCGGCCGCATCAGTGTGTTCTACGACTTCACGCGGGGGACCGGCCGCAAGACCTCGCATCCCTATGACGACTTCGGCCACGGCACGCACATCGCCGGGCTGATCGGCAGCTCCGGCGAGCTGTCCCAGGGGGAGTTCCAGGGCGTTGCCCCGGGCGCGCGCCTCGCGGTGTTCAAGGTGCTCGACAAGACCGGCGCGGGACGCACCAGCGACGTGATTCGCGCCATCGAGTTCATCGTCGCCAACCGCGCGGCGCTGGACGTGCACGTGATCAACCTGTCTCTGGGCCACCCGATCTTCGCGCCGGCTGCCGAGGATCCGCTGGTTCGCGCCGTCGAGCAGGCCACCGCGGCCGGGCTGGTCGTCGTCGCGTCGGCAGGGAACTTCGGACAGAAGGAATCGGACGGAACCGTCGGCTACGCCGGCATCACGTCACCGGGCAACGCGCCGTCGGCGATCACCGTCGGCGCGGTGATGACCAAGGACACGATTTCGCGGCTGGACGACGAGGTCGCTCCCTACAGCTCGCGCGGCCCGACGTGGTACGACGCGCGGGTGAAGCCGGACCTGGTCGCGCCGGGGCATCGCCTCGCGTCCGACACCAACCTGTCGTCGTACCTCTATGACGCGCTGCAACAGAACCGCGGTCGGACGCTGACGGGTGAACCGCTGCTGCTCCTGAGCGGCTCGAGCATGGCGGCCGCGGTGACGAGCGGCGTCGTGGCGCTCGCGCTGCAGGCGCACGAGGAATCGCGCGCCGGTCGATGGGGGGCCGCGCCGGCGCTGACGCCGAATCTGGTGAAAGGGATTCTGCAGTACAGCGCCATCACGATCGACGGCGCGGACTATCTGACGCAGGGGGCCGGCCAGGTCAACGCCGACGGCGCCGTGGCGCTGGCGCGCGCGATCGACACCTCGCGTCCGATCGGCGCGGCGTGGCTCGGCGCGATCGTGCCGCTGTCCGGGATCGGCGGCGCGTCGTACTCGTGGGCCGGCCACGTGATCTACGGCGACACGGTGCTCGCCGGCGACGTGCTGGCGGCCAACAACATCGTGTGGAGCACGAACATCGTGTGGGGGAGCGCGCTCCGCGAAGGGGACAACATCGTGTGGGGGACCGCGCTGCGCGAGGCCGACAACATCGTCTGGGGCACCAACATCGTGTGGGGCGCCAACATCGTGTGGAGCACCCGGGTGATCGGTCAGCGCATCGACGCGTCCGCGCCGACGAACATCGTCTGGGGCGCCGACATCGTGTGGGGAACGCTGGAGCTCGATAATATCGTGTGGGGAACGGTGGTGCGCTGA